A genomic stretch from Sphingomonas sp. HDW15A includes:
- a CDS encoding PspC domain-containing protein, which translates to MNGRYVLNREQGKVMGVAAGLADYTGVDVLLIRLGLVALILITGPLMILFYVLTGWLAADR; encoded by the coding sequence ATGAACGGTCGCTACGTACTCAACCGCGAACAAGGCAAGGTGATGGGGGTCGCTGCGGGTCTCGCCGACTACACCGGCGTCGATGTGCTGCTGATCCGCCTCGGCCTGGTCGCGCTGATCCTGATCACGGGCCCGCTGATGATCCTGTTCTATGTTCTTACCGGATGGTTGGCGGCTGACCGCTAG